Proteins found in one Bacteroidales bacterium genomic segment:
- a CDS encoding TIGR00730 family Rossman fold protein, with translation MKKLGVFCGSSMGGAMMYREKAAELGEQLARRQITLVFGGANIGLMKALADGVLHNGGRVIGVMPQILVEKEILHESLNEVIIVDSMHERKARMAGLADAFMALPGGFGTLDELAEILSWNQLEVISKPLALFNVNNYFGHLIRFLDHCVDERFLRIEHRNNILVGEDCTELLDRLATFIPVQVHSKWVDELKLM, from the coding sequence ATGAAAAAGCTGGGTGTGTTTTGTGGTTCGAGCATGGGGGGGGCGATGATGTACCGGGAAAAAGCAGCTGAGCTGGGGGAGCAACTGGCCAGGCGACAGATCACCCTTGTGTTCGGAGGAGCCAACATTGGCTTGATGAAAGCGTTGGCCGACGGTGTACTGCATAACGGAGGAAGGGTCATTGGAGTGATGCCTCAGATCCTGGTCGAAAAGGAGATTCTCCACGAATCGCTGAATGAGGTCATCATTGTGGACTCAATGCATGAGCGGAAGGCCAGAATGGCCGGGCTGGCGGATGCATTCATGGCATTGCCCGGCGGCTTTGGAACATTGGACGAACTGGCCGAGATCCTGTCGTGGAACCAGCTGGAGGTCATTTCCAAACCGCTTGCACTGTTCAATGTGAACAACTATTTCGGTCATTTGATCCGGTTCCTGGATCACTGCGTTGATGAACGGTTTTTACGCATTGAGCACAGGAACAATATTCTTGTGGGAGAAGACTGCACGGAGCTGCTTGACCGGCTGGCAACTTTTATTCCGGTTCAGGTCCACAGTAAATGGGTGGATGAACTCAAACTCATGTAA
- a CDS encoding AAA family ATPase: MLIIGITGTLGAGKGTIVRYLTRDLDFAHYSVRAFVSEEIRSRGLPVNRDTMVEVANDLRAKHSPSYIIDQLYEQASEEGRNAIIESIRTPGEVESLRKKGNFHLFAVDAIPLLRYERIQVRESETDHVTFETFLENEQREYSSDDPNKQNLKKCIEMADHFFENNGTIEHLCLQVQEVLDIIMEQ, encoded by the coding sequence ATGCTCATCATTGGGATCACCGGTACGCTTGGAGCAGGAAAAGGGACCATTGTCCGGTATCTTACCCGGGACCTCGACTTTGCACATTATTCGGTAAGGGCATTTGTTTCGGAGGAGATCCGTTCCAGGGGCCTCCCGGTGAACAGGGACACGATGGTCGAGGTAGCCAATGACCTGAGGGCAAAGCACTCCCCATCGTACATCATCGACCAGCTGTATGAGCAAGCGTCAGAGGAGGGCAGGAATGCGATCATCGAAAGTATCCGGACACCCGGAGAAGTGGAATCCTTAAGGAAAAAAGGAAATTTCCATTTATTTGCCGTGGATGCGATTCCCCTTCTGAGGTATGAACGGATCCAGGTGCGGGAAAGCGAAACCGACCACGTCACCTTTGAAACGTTTCTTGAGAACGAGCAGCGGGAGTATTCCTCGGATGATCCGAACAAGCAAAACCTGAAAAAATGCATTGAAATGGCCGACCATTTTTTTGAAAACAATGGCACCATCGAACATCTCTGTCTTCAGGTTCAGGAAGTGCTGGATATAATCATGGAGCAATGA
- a CDS encoding cytidine/deoxycytidylate deaminase family protein, with product MTESSKEKYHRPSWDEYFMEVAHTIGRRATCDRGRSGCVVARDRQLLVTGYVGSPVGLPHCDDVGHLLKKIIHEDGSISQHCVRTVHAEQNAICQAARLGISLQGSTLYCRMTPCRTCAMLIINCGIVRVVCEYKYHLAEESEEMFKTAGIEIAYVRNEVLKYRDQ from the coding sequence ATGACAGAATCATCCAAAGAGAAGTACCACCGTCCCTCCTGGGATGAATATTTCATGGAGGTTGCCCATACGATCGGCCGGCGGGCCACCTGTGACCGGGGGCGCAGCGGATGCGTCGTTGCCCGTGACCGCCAGTTGCTCGTAACGGGTTATGTGGGCTCGCCTGTTGGCTTACCACATTGTGATGACGTGGGTCACCTTTTGAAAAAGATCATCCACGAGGATGGATCGATCAGCCAGCATTGTGTCAGAACCGTACATGCCGAACAGAATGCGATCTGCCAGGCTGCCAGGCTGGGCATTTCGCTTCAGGGAAGCACCCTGTACTGCCGCATGACACCTTGCAGGACCTGTGCAATGCTGATCATCAACTGCGGCATTGTCAGGGTAGTGTGTGAATATAAGTATCACCTGGCGGAGGAAAGCGAAGAGATGTTTAAAACCGCAGGAATTGAAATCGCGTATGTCAGGAACGAGGTCCTAAAGTACAGGGATCAGTAA